The Thalassoroseus pseudoceratinae genome has a segment encoding these proteins:
- a CDS encoding arylsulfatase gives MASLLCHREIVAAKRPNVLLILTDDQGYGDLSIHGNPYLKTPAIDQLGRDGVRFERFYVNSFCAPTRGALLTGRYPLRCGVWGVTHNKETMRLSEVTIAEALQSNGYRTGCFGKWHNGEQFPYTPNGQGFDEFFGFCNGHTNAYFDAELTHQSKDVKTKGYITDVLTTQAIRFIEQTDDQPFFCYLSYNAPHSPYQIPDEYYEKFRQKGFDEKTSAFYGMCENIDDNVGRLLEVLNANRIADDTIVLFLTDNGGTAGVKHYNAGMRGGKTSVHEGGCRVPLFVRWPKRLPASSVVSRLASHIDIYPTLLELCDVNPPDGPKIDGVSLVPLLKNADADWNERVLFTHNPISESNRYPGAVRTPQYRLVRTIPGPQGGSSAKPKDRNASAWKLFDMQQDPGEKHNIASQHPQVVRELSEQYEAWIDDTSRTPLERFAIPVGFPQENPVTLNAPQAYHDGPMKFDHGPGFAHDWLTNWTDEDAKVWFDIDVQHAGTYEVEILYGCPKSEAGSTVQVQIGDASLTGPLPAAEAPVQPLPNRDERSRQRYVNRDWGRFRIGHLAVPAGRQRLELTAQKIAGERFMDFKGVMLKRLDSSN, from the coding sequence ATGGCGAGCCTTCTGTGCCATCGAGAAATCGTGGCTGCGAAGCGTCCCAATGTCCTATTGATTTTGACGGACGACCAGGGTTACGGTGATCTCAGTATTCACGGGAATCCGTACTTGAAGACACCGGCAATCGATCAGTTGGGGCGGGACGGTGTTCGTTTTGAACGATTCTATGTGAACTCGTTTTGTGCACCGACACGGGGGGCGTTGTTGACTGGACGGTATCCGCTTCGTTGCGGTGTCTGGGGAGTGACCCACAACAAGGAAACGATGCGGCTGAGTGAAGTCACGATTGCTGAGGCTCTACAGTCAAATGGGTATCGGACGGGGTGTTTCGGCAAATGGCACAACGGCGAACAATTCCCGTATACGCCGAATGGTCAGGGATTCGACGAGTTCTTCGGCTTCTGTAACGGACATACCAATGCGTATTTTGACGCCGAACTGACGCACCAATCGAAGGATGTAAAGACGAAGGGCTACATTACCGACGTTCTCACGACGCAGGCGATTCGCTTCATCGAACAAACGGACGACCAACCGTTCTTCTGCTACCTCTCTTACAATGCTCCGCATTCGCCTTATCAAATCCCAGATGAATACTACGAAAAGTTTCGACAGAAAGGGTTCGATGAGAAAACGTCGGCGTTTTATGGGATGTGTGAAAACATCGACGACAACGTGGGGCGTTTGCTCGAAGTTTTGAACGCAAACCGGATCGCAGATGACACCATTGTGCTCTTTCTAACCGACAATGGCGGGACGGCGGGCGTCAAACATTATAATGCGGGAATGCGTGGCGGCAAAACGAGCGTGCACGAAGGTGGATGTCGCGTGCCGTTGTTCGTGCGGTGGCCGAAACGGTTGCCGGCTTCAAGTGTGGTGTCTCGGTTGGCGTCTCATATCGACATCTATCCGACGTTGCTCGAACTCTGCGATGTCAATCCGCCCGATGGCCCGAAGATTGATGGCGTGAGTTTGGTTCCGCTTCTGAAGAATGCCGATGCCGACTGGAATGAGCGGGTGTTGTTTACTCACAACCCAATTTCCGAATCGAATCGGTATCCAGGTGCAGTGAGAACACCACAATATCGGTTGGTCCGCACGATCCCGGGTCCCCAAGGCGGTTCGAGTGCGAAGCCGAAAGATCGGAACGCGTCGGCCTGGAAATTGTTCGACATGCAGCAGGATCCCGGCGAGAAACACAACATCGCCAGTCAGCATCCGCAAGTTGTGAGAGAACTCAGTGAGCAATACGAAGCCTGGATCGACGACACATCACGGACCCCGTTGGAGCGATTCGCGATTCCCGTAGGCTTCCCCCAGGAAAACCCGGTTACGCTCAATGCTCCGCAAGCGTATCACGACGGGCCCATGAAGTTTGATCATGGACCGGGGTTCGCGCACGATTGGCTTACCAATTGGACTGACGAGGACGCCAAAGTTTGGTTCGACATCGATGTGCAACACGCCGGGACGTACGAAGTCGAAATTCTCTACGGGTGTCCGAAGTCGGAGGCCGGTTCGACAGTCCAAGTCCAGATCGGTGATGCATCCCTGACCGGTCCCCTGCCCGCTGCGGAAGCGCCGGTTCAGCCACTCCCCAACCGAGATGAGCGAAGCCGACAACGTTACGTCAATCGGGATTGGGGGCGATTTCGAATCGGCCACCTTGCTGTGCCAGCCGGTCGGCAACGGTTAGAGTTGACCGCTCAGAAAATTGCCGGCGAGCGGTTCATGGACTTTAAAGGAGTCATGCTGAAGCGTCTCGATTCGTCGAATTAA